The Streptomyces fungicidicus nucleotide sequence CTTCTTCGACTGGAACTCCCTCTACCCCGACGCCCGCCACTTCGCCGGCTTCGAGAACTACCAGGAGGTGCTCACCGACGCGGCGCTGCGCAAGTCCGTCTGGACGACCGTCCTGCTGACCGTCGCCGTCGTCCTGGCCAGCCTGGTCCTCGGACTGCTCCTCGCCCTCCTGCTGGACCGGAGGTTCCGCGGCCGGGGCATCGTCCGCACCCTGCTGATCGCCCCGTTCCTGGTGGTCCCGGTGGCGGCGGCCCTGCTGTGGAAACACGTCCTCTACAACCCGGAGTACGGCCTCCTCAACGGCCTGCTGCACTACGTCGGCGGCCCCCAGCCCGACTGGATCTCCAGCACCCCGCTGCTCGCCGTCGAGGCCGCGCTGGTCTGGCAGTGGACCCCGTTCATGATGCTGATCCTGCTCGCCGGACTGCAGAGCCGGGACCAGCAGCAGATCGAGGCCGCCCGCGTCGACGGCGCGAGCAACTGGCAGATCTTCGTCCACCTCACCCTGCCCCACCTGCGCCGCTACCTCGAACTGGGCGCCCTGCTCGGCTCGATCTACATCGTGCAGAACTTCGACGCGGTCTTCACCATCACGTCCGGCGGACTCGGCACCGCCAACCTGCCCTACACCGTCTACCAGACCTTCTACCAGGCGCACGAGAACGGCCTCGCCTCGGCCGCCGGCGTCCTGGTCGTCATCGGCTCGATCATCATCGCGACCTTCGCCCTGCGCGTCGTGTCGTCCCTGTTCCGCGAGGAGGCGTCCCGCGCATGAGCAGCACCGCCACACCCACCCGCGGCCGGTTGCGCGGTGGAGCGGGTCTCGGCCTGGTCGCCTGGCTGGCCGGCATCGTGTTCTTCCTGCCCATCGCCTGGATGGCGCTGACGTCCTTCCACTCCGAGGCTGACGCGGCGACCAACCCGCCGTCCTTCGGGGCCGCCCTCACCCTGGACGGCTACCGCGAGTTCTTCGGCGCGGGCGGCGGCGCCAGCCCCTGGCCCTCCCTGATCAACTCGACGGTGGCGTCCGTCGTCTCGACGCTCCTCGTCCTGCTGCTGGCCCTGCCCGCGGCCTACGCCCTGTCCATCCGCCCGGTGCGGAAGTGGACGGACGTGCTGTTCTTCTTCCTCTCCACCAAGATGCTGCCCGTGGTGGCCGGCCTGCTGCCGATCTACCTGTTCGCCAAGAACGCCGGGATGCTCGACAACATCTGGCTGCTCGTCCTCCTCTACACCTCGATGAACCTGCCGATCGCGGTGTGGATGATGCACTCCTTCCTCGCCGAGGTCCCGGTCGCGGTCATCGAGGCGGCCCAGATCGACGGCGCCCGGCTGCCGACGGTGCTGACCCGCGTGGTCGCCCCGATCGCCCTCCCCGGCATCGCGGCGACGGCACTCATCTGCTTCATCTTCAGCTGGAACGAACTGCTCTTCGCCCGGGTCCTGACGGGCGTGGTCGCCGAGACCGCCCCCGTCTTCCTGACCGGCTTCATCACCAGCCAGGGCCTGTTCCTGGCCAAGGTCTGCGCCGCGTCGCTCGTCATCTCCCTGCCGGTGCTCGCCGCGGGGTTCGCCGCCCAGGACAAACTCGTCCAGGGCCTGTCGTTGGGAGCCGTGAAATGAAGGCCGCCGTCATCGAGTCCGTGGGCAAGGCCGTCGTCACCGAGGTCCCGGACCCGGTCCCGGGACCGCGCGACGTCGTCGTCGAGGTCGCCGCGTGCGGACTGTGCGGCACGGATCTGCACATCCTCCAGGGCGAGTTCGCGCCCAAGCTGCCGATCGTGCCGGGGCACGAGTTCGCCGGCGAGG carries:
- a CDS encoding carbohydrate ABC transporter permease; this translates as MSSTATPTRGRLRGGAGLGLVAWLAGIVFFLPIAWMALTSFHSEADAATNPPSFGAALTLDGYREFFGAGGGASPWPSLINSTVASVVSTLLVLLLALPAAYALSIRPVRKWTDVLFFFLSTKMLPVVAGLLPIYLFAKNAGMLDNIWLLVLLYTSMNLPIAVWMMHSFLAEVPVAVIEAAQIDGARLPTVLTRVVAPIALPGIAATALICFIFSWNELLFARVLTGVVAETAPVFLTGFITSQGLFLAKVCAASLVISLPVLAAGFAAQDKLVQGLSLGAVK
- a CDS encoding carbohydrate ABC transporter permease; this translates as MTATTTAPVAAPDTSPAPGRPSARLRAWATRAPLLPALIFMIAVTQLPFVATLVISFFDWNSLYPDARHFAGFENYQEVLTDAALRKSVWTTVLLTVAVVLASLVLGLLLALLLDRRFRGRGIVRTLLIAPFLVVPVAAALLWKHVLYNPEYGLLNGLLHYVGGPQPDWISSTPLLAVEAALVWQWTPFMMLILLAGLQSRDQQQIEAARVDGASNWQIFVHLTLPHLRRYLELGALLGSIYIVQNFDAVFTITSGGLGTANLPYTVYQTFYQAHENGLASAAGVLVVIGSIIIATFALRVVSSLFREEASRA